A window of the Cytophagaceae bacterium genome harbors these coding sequences:
- a CDS encoding DEAD/DEAH box helicase family protein, which translates to MELKSYQQKVIADLQSFLEYVQETARIDKAFNQFWEDRIGSYNPITKEGMQPYKNNIARAAHVCIKVPTAGGKTFIACNALHTIFSAYGSDLPKAVIWLVPWSNLLDQTVANLRNPEHPYRQKLNSLFNHRVEVYEKKICCKAQFQPNGCKRPAFHFVMSFGSLRAKNKEDRKVYQENGQLAAFVPQYSDKTHLLDDVDETALINVIRSLHPVLVVDESHNAESDLSVDMLKNLNPSFILDLTATPKNNSNIVSLVPAIELKKEHMVKLPVIVYNHHDKTEVISSSLHLQKKLENLAIEQEKAGGKYIRPIVLFQAQPKTSEDNTTFEKLKQQLLKVGIPPEQIKIKTAEKDELKGIDLLSKDCPVRYIITINALKEGWDCPFAYILASLADKSSAVDVEQILGRVLRQPYVMKHGSPLLNVSYVLTASAKFNETLEKIVNGLQNSGFSERDYRQADRMPEETKKQAEIKPLESFLFPEQVNEETTEDDIDYERIAFSEEPTNQPESSTVTEILSLAESQNQIMEAEIQKSANNDTEINLFSEMGDKVKYYHMLDSKKELAKSIRLHQFFIKADLNTLFGIEEVSLNQESLLSNFKLSNEDIKIDFEQISSDLFKVDIEEVNQNQFAPKFRKIEDVNFKDPMIELILASPQESQIKSISSQLLQTIGNMYPIPDQEIRKYINRILESLNAEQLHDILVRKLSYTERIKAKIRSHADAFAELRFNELLKINQIYPAPNWKFPEHLVPGALGSSIANSLYEKEAMMNNFEITVITDIASLPNIAFWHRNLGRGKGFAINGYKSNHYPDFIVVTNSGNIILIETKGDDRDNPDSAAKRRLGHKWADIGGSKYYYFMIYDTISPDGAYNRIKAKELISKL; encoded by the coding sequence ATGGAACTAAAAAGCTATCAACAAAAAGTCATTGCTGACCTCCAAAGTTTCTTGGAATACGTGCAGGAGACTGCCCGTATCGACAAGGCCTTTAATCAGTTTTGGGAAGACCGCATAGGCTCTTACAATCCCATTACCAAGGAGGGTATGCAGCCTTATAAAAACAATATAGCTCGGGCTGCACATGTTTGTATAAAAGTTCCTACTGCAGGTGGCAAAACATTCATAGCCTGCAATGCCTTACATACCATTTTTTCGGCCTATGGCAGCGACCTCCCCAAGGCAGTCATTTGGCTGGTGCCTTGGAGTAACCTGCTCGACCAAACAGTGGCCAACCTCCGAAACCCAGAACATCCATATCGCCAGAAGCTGAACAGTCTCTTTAATCACCGTGTGGAGGTTTATGAAAAAAAGATTTGCTGCAAGGCTCAATTTCAACCCAACGGTTGTAAAAGACCAGCTTTCCATTTTGTAATGTCTTTTGGAAGTCTAAGAGCCAAAAACAAAGAAGACCGCAAGGTGTATCAGGAAAACGGGCAGTTGGCAGCATTTGTGCCACAATATTCAGATAAAACCCATTTGCTTGACGACGTAGACGAAACCGCACTTATAAATGTAATTCGAAGCCTTCATCCGGTGTTGGTTGTTGACGAAAGCCATAACGCTGAAAGCGACCTAAGCGTGGATATGCTCAAAAATCTCAATCCGTCTTTTATACTCGACCTAACAGCCACACCAAAAAACAATAGCAATATAGTAAGTTTAGTGCCAGCCATTGAGCTAAAAAAAGAGCACATGGTTAAGCTTCCTGTAATAGTTTATAACCATCACGACAAAACCGAGGTAATAAGCAGTTCCTTACACCTTCAGAAAAAACTCGAAAACCTAGCTATAGAGCAGGAAAAAGCAGGTGGTAAATACATCAGACCCATAGTATTATTTCAAGCACAGCCCAAAACTAGTGAAGACAATACAACCTTTGAAAAACTAAAGCAGCAGTTGCTAAAGGTAGGTATTCCACCAGAGCAAATCAAAATTAAAACGGCTGAAAAAGACGAACTCAAGGGTATTGACTTGCTCTCGAAAGATTGTCCTGTTCGGTATATTATCACTATCAATGCACTAAAAGAGGGTTGGGATTGTCCCTTTGCTTATATTTTGGCCTCTTTGGCTGATAAATCTTCAGCGGTTGACGTCGAGCAAATTTTGGGCAGGGTACTTAGGCAGCCCTACGTTATGAAGCACGGTAGCCCCTTGCTCAATGTGTCTTATGTATTAACAGCATCAGCCAAGTTCAATGAAACCCTTGAGAAAATCGTAAACGGCCTACAAAACTCAGGTTTTAGTGAGCGAGACTATCGCCAAGCAGACCGAATGCCCGAGGAAACAAAAAAACAAGCTGAAATTAAGCCTTTGGAAAGTTTCCTTTTTCCAGAGCAGGTGAATGAGGAAACAACAGAAGACGACATTGATTACGAAAGGATAGCATTCTCGGAAGAGCCTACAAACCAGCCAGAGAGTTCCACTGTAACTGAGATTTTGAGCCTTGCCGAATCTCAAAACCAAATTATGGAGGCCGAAATTCAAAAATCTGCCAACAATGACACCGAAATTAATCTATTTTCTGAAATGGGAGATAAAGTTAAGTACTACCACATGCTAGATTCTAAAAAAGAGCTGGCCAAGTCAATTCGTTTGCATCAGTTCTTTATAAAAGCCGATTTGAATACACTATTCGGAATTGAAGAAGTAAGTCTTAATCAGGAGTCTCTATTGAGTAACTTTAAGCTTTCCAATGAAGACATCAAGATTGATTTCGAGCAGATTAGCTCAGATTTATTCAAGGTTGATATTGAGGAGGTCAATCAGAATCAGTTTGCTCCAAAGTTTCGTAAAATAGAGGATGTTAATTTTAAAGACCCCATGATTGAGCTTATCTTAGCTTCGCCACAAGAGAGTCAAATCAAAAGTATATCTTCTCAGCTTTTGCAAACTATTGGCAATATGTATCCAATTCCCGATCAGGAAATACGAAAATACATCAATCGTATTCTTGAAAGTTTAAATGCCGAGCAATTGCACGACATCTTGGTGAGGAAACTTTCATATACCGAAAGAATAAAAGCCAAAATACGCTCCCATGCCGATGCATTTGCTGAGTTGAGGTTCAATGAGTTATTAAAGATTAATCAGATATATCCAGCACCAAATTGGAAATTCCCTGAACATCTAGTGCCTGGTGCTTTAGGGTCATCTATTGCCAATTCATTATACGAGAAAGAGGCCATGATGAACAATTTCGAGATTACAGTTATAACCGATATTGCTAGCTTGCCCAATATAGCATTTTGGCATCGTAACTTGGGTAGGGGCAAGGGGTTTGCCATAAATGGGTACAAGTCAAACCACTATCCTGATTTCATAGTTGTCACCAACTCAGGAAATATTATTCTGATAGAAACCAAGGGCGATGATAGAGATAATCCTGACAGTGCGGCTAAGCGTCGCTTAGGTCATAAATGGGCAGATATAGGCGGCTCCAAGTATTACTATTTTATGATTTATGATACCATTTCTCCTGATGGAGCCTACAATAGAATTAAAGCAAAAGAACTGATTTCAAAATTATGA
- a CDS encoding helix-turn-helix transcriptional regulator, producing the protein MSNFKNNVLDDILNDIDPAEQRRTDHRMLLAAAIEDGMQAKGWKKKDLMNAVGIKNQSIITKWLSGTHNFTSDTLFDIQEALGINLFNLEKQIPETKMVYKGMVLLRVESASVNQFSDHRVTKSNNSFSTQSSYLVVKPITD; encoded by the coding sequence ATGAGCAATTTTAAAAATAATGTTTTGGATGATATTCTCAATGATATCGATCCAGCAGAGCAGCGTCGCACCGACCACAGGATGTTATTGGCGGCTGCCATAGAGGATGGCATGCAGGCCAAGGGCTGGAAGAAAAAAGATTTAATGAATGCCGTTGGAATTAAAAACCAATCTATCATTACAAAATGGCTATCAGGTACACATAATTTCACGTCAGATACACTTTTTGACATTCAAGAGGCATTGGGAATTAATCTTTTCAACCTGGAAAAGCAAATCCCTGAAACCAAAATGGTTTATAAAGGCATGGTATTATTGCGTGTAGAGTCTGCCTCAGTCAACCAATTTAGCGACCATAGAGTTACAAAAAGTAATAATTCCTTTTCTACCCAGTCATCATATCTTGTAGTAAAGCCCATAACAGATTAA